A DNA window from Etheostoma spectabile isolate EspeVRDwgs_2016 chromosome 22, UIUC_Espe_1.0, whole genome shotgun sequence contains the following coding sequences:
- the commd3 gene encoding COMM domain-containing protein 3 isoform X2: MELSESVQRGLQSLAEPSAFDQSSYRVLVDVSFRSLLSAEAEPGVLDQPELKHVDQILLKQSHTAATTFILEAVKHNADRSAISSCLEELAFSAERIEIFYSTHQKHKKELERLLASIGRCPPRINDASWRLQYHVKNDQVDKVNEPFYLISLNTENEGSEEDINFTCTVEQLQDLVGKLKDAAKSVEKASQM; the protein is encoded by the exons ATGGAGTTGTCTGAGTCTGTGCAGAGGGGGCTGCAATCTCTAGCCGAGCCGTCCGCCTTCGACCAGAGCAGCTACAGGGTATTGGTGGACGTGTCCTTCCGGAGCCTGCTGTCCGCTGAAGCCGAGCCCGGAGTCCTCG ATCAGCCCGAGCTGAAGCACGTCGACCAGATACTGCTGAAACAGAGTCACACCGCAGCGACCACCTTCATACTGGAGGCAGTCAAGCACAACGCGGACAGGTCAGCGATAAG CTCCTGCCTTGAAGAACTTGCATTCAGTGCAGAGAGAATAGAAATATTCTATAGCACACACCAG aaaCATAAAAAGGAGCTGGAGCGTCTGTTAGCAAG CATAGGAAGGTGTCCACCTCGGATTAACGACGCGTCGTGGCGTCTACAATACCACGTGAAG AACGATCAGGTTGACAAGGTCAACGAGCCTTTCTATTTGATTTCATTGAACACTGAG AATGAAGGATCCGAGGAAGATATCAACTTCACCTGCACAGTGGAGCAGCTACAG GACTTGGTGGGAAAGCTCAAAGACGCTGCGAAGAGTGTGGAGAAAGCCAGTCAGATGTGA
- the commd3 gene encoding COMM domain-containing protein 3 isoform X1 produces MELSESVQRGLQSLAEPSAFDQSSYRVLVDVSFRSLLSAEAEPGVLDQPELKHVDQILLKQSHTAATTFILEAVKHNADRSAISSCLEELAFSAERIEIFYSTHQKHKKELERLLASLVCPISSSIGRCPPRINDASWRLQYHVKNDQVDKVNEPFYLISLNTENEGSEEDINFTCTVEQLQDLVGKLKDAAKSVEKASQM; encoded by the exons ATGGAGTTGTCTGAGTCTGTGCAGAGGGGGCTGCAATCTCTAGCCGAGCCGTCCGCCTTCGACCAGAGCAGCTACAGGGTATTGGTGGACGTGTCCTTCCGGAGCCTGCTGTCCGCTGAAGCCGAGCCCGGAGTCCTCG ATCAGCCCGAGCTGAAGCACGTCGACCAGATACTGCTGAAACAGAGTCACACCGCAGCGACCACCTTCATACTGGAGGCAGTCAAGCACAACGCGGACAGGTCAGCGATAAG CTCCTGCCTTGAAGAACTTGCATTCAGTGCAGAGAGAATAGAAATATTCTATAGCACACACCAG aaaCATAAAAAGGAGCTGGAGCGTCTGTTAGCAAG TCTTGTCTGTCCCATCTCCTCTAGCATAGGAAGGTGTCCACCTCGGATTAACGACGCGTCGTGGCGTCTACAATACCACGTGAAG AACGATCAGGTTGACAAGGTCAACGAGCCTTTCTATTTGATTTCATTGAACACTGAG AATGAAGGATCCGAGGAAGATATCAACTTCACCTGCACAGTGGAGCAGCTACAG GACTTGGTGGGAAAGCTCAAAGACGCTGCGAAGAGTGTGGAGAAAGCCAGTCAGATGTGA